In a single window of the Flavobacterium sp. W4I14 genome:
- a CDS encoding uridine kinase (product_source=KO:K00876; cath_funfam=3.40.50.300; cog=COG0572; ko=KO:K00876; pfam=PF00485; smart=SM00382; superfamily=52540), with the protein MSLNKKPFIIGIAGGSGSGKTFFLNCFLHHFKQDEVTLVSQDDYYIPAGEMTQEENKLYNFDLPSTIDSEQFLRDIKQLMSGEVVYKKEYNFNNPLAIVKILEIKSAPIIIVEGLFILHFKEIAALLDHTIFVDADEQVALDRRIKRDGLERGYPEDDVLYKWHNHVVPAYKEYLLPYREQCNKVIMNNTNEPEEIIGITEDISNDLRNSILVDIQ; encoded by the coding sequence ATGAGTTTAAACAAAAAGCCATTTATAATTGGTATTGCCGGCGGTAGCGGATCGGGTAAAACATTTTTCTTAAACTGCTTTCTTCACCATTTTAAACAGGATGAAGTAACGCTCGTATCGCAAGATGACTATTACATCCCGGCGGGCGAGATGACACAGGAAGAAAACAAGTTATACAACTTCGACCTCCCTTCTACTATTGATAGCGAGCAGTTTTTGAGAGACATTAAACAGTTAATGAGTGGCGAGGTTGTTTATAAAAAAGAATACAACTTCAATAATCCATTGGCCATTGTTAAAATTTTAGAGATTAAATCGGCTCCTATTATTATTGTTGAGGGCCTTTTTATCCTTCATTTTAAAGAAATTGCCGCGCTGCTGGATCATACCATTTTTGTTGATGCAGATGAACAGGTTGCTTTAGATCGCCGTATAAAGCGTGATGGTTTAGAACGTGGTTACCCTGAAGACGATGTATTGTACAAATGGCATAACCATGTTGTTCCTGCCTATAAAGAATATTTATTGCCCTATCGAGAACAATGTAATAAGGTAATAATGAACAATACCAACGAGCCTGAAGAAATTATCGGTATCACAGAAGATATTTCTAACGATTTAAGAAATAGTATTTTAGTAGATATACAGTAA
- a CDS encoding 3-oxoacid CoA-transferase subunit B (product_source=KO:K01029; cath_funfam=3.40.1080.10; cog=COG2057; ko=KO:K01029; pfam=PF01144; smart=SM00882; superfamily=100950; tigrfam=TIGR02428), with product MFSKEEIAQRIAKEIKDGYYVNLGIGIPTLVANYIPKGINVVLQSENGLLGMGPFPFEGEEDADLINAGKQTITTLPGSSIFDSAMSFGMIRAQKVDLTILGAMEVSENGDIANWKIPGKMVKGMGGAMDLVASAKNIIVAMQHINKAGESKLLPKCTLPLTGVKCIKKIVTELAVLDILPEGGFKLLERAPGVSIEFIQQSTAGRLVVEGEIPEMRLD from the coding sequence ATGTTTTCAAAAGAAGAAATCGCACAGCGTATTGCTAAAGAAATAAAAGACGGATACTATGTTAACCTTGGCATTGGCATACCTACTTTGGTCGCCAACTATATTCCAAAGGGAATTAACGTAGTGTTACAGTCTGAAAACGGCTTATTGGGAATGGGGCCATTTCCCTTCGAAGGAGAGGAAGATGCCGATTTAATTAATGCAGGAAAACAAACCATTACGACTTTGCCAGGATCGTCTATTTTTGACTCGGCCATGAGTTTTGGGATGATCCGTGCACAAAAAGTAGATCTGACTATTTTGGGAGCCATGGAGGTGTCAGAAAACGGTGATATTGCCAACTGGAAAATCCCCGGTAAAATGGTGAAGGGAATGGGAGGGGCTATGGATTTAGTGGCATCAGCCAAAAATATCATTGTGGCGATGCAGCACATCAATAAAGCTGGAGAAAGTAAATTGTTACCTAAATGTACTTTGCCTTTAACCGGTGTAAAATGCATCAAAAAAATTGTAACTGAATTGGCGGTTTTGGATATTCTGCCTGAAGGTGGTTTTAAACTTTTAGAACGTGCACCAGGCGTAAGTATCGAATTTATACAACAATCTACAGCTGGAAGACTGGTAGTAGAAGGGGAGATTCCTGAAATGAGGTTGGATTAA
- a CDS encoding 3-oxoacid CoA-transferase subunit A (product_source=KO:K01028; cath_funfam=3.40.1080.10; cog=COG1788; ko=KO:K01028; pfam=PF01144; smart=SM00882; superfamily=100950; tigrfam=TIGR02429), whose translation MINKVVSGAEEAIKDISDGATLMLGGFGLCGIPENCINALVNKQVKNLTCISNNAGVDDFGIGLMLKQRQVKKMISSYVGENAEFERQLLSGELEVDLVPQGTLATRCLAAGYGMPAIFTPAGVGTEVAEGKEVRNFDGKDYLMEYAFDADFAIVKAWKGDTAGNLIFRSTSRNFNPVMAMAGKVTIAEVEELVEAGELDPDYIHTPGIYVHRIFQGKDYEKRIEQRTVRKSEV comes from the coding sequence ATGATAAATAAAGTGGTATCTGGAGCTGAAGAGGCTATCAAAGATATATCAGATGGTGCTACCCTCATGCTCGGCGGTTTCGGGCTTTGTGGTATTCCGGAAAATTGCATTAATGCTTTGGTAAACAAACAGGTGAAAAATTTAACCTGTATCTCTAATAATGCTGGTGTTGATGATTTTGGTATTGGTTTAATGCTGAAACAACGTCAGGTTAAAAAAATGATTTCTTCGTATGTAGGTGAAAATGCAGAATTTGAAAGACAATTGCTGAGTGGCGAACTCGAAGTAGACCTTGTTCCACAAGGTACTTTAGCTACACGTTGTCTGGCTGCCGGATACGGTATGCCTGCAATTTTTACGCCTGCAGGTGTGGGTACTGAAGTGGCAGAAGGCAAAGAAGTACGTAATTTTGATGGCAAGGATTATTTAATGGAATATGCTTTTGATGCCGATTTCGCTATTGTTAAAGCTTGGAAAGGTGATACCGCTGGAAATTTAATATTCAGGTCTACCAGCCGCAATTTTAATCCAGTAATGGCTATGGCAGGTAAAGTAACCATTGCCGAGGTAGAAGAGTTGGTAGAAGCAGGCGAACTTGATCCGGATTATATCCATACACCTGGTATTTATGTTCATCGGATTTTTCAGGGGAAAGACTATGAGAAAAGAATCGAGCAGCGAACGGTAAGAAAGTCGGAAGTCTGA
- a CDS encoding glucose/arabinose dehydrogenase (product_source=COG2133; cath_funfam=2.120.10.30; cog=COG2133; ko=KO:K21430; pfam=PF07995; superfamily=50952) has translation MRVILLCLFVMLFVTNCKKNGDDNNDPGTLPDVELKSKVVVSGLSLPWEMVYGPDNFIWFTEKAGKISRLNPANGQVTPLHTITEVRSNGEGGLLGMTLHPDFTGNPYVYVIYGYGSTYKAKVVRYTYGGGNLTSPQVLLDQIPAASIHNGSRLLINGGKLFISTGDASDTGNPQNVNSLAGKVLRINLDGSIPADNPYPNNPVWSLGHRNAQGLTQVGNKIFSSEHGPDSDDEINIIEKGRNYGWPNIKGFCNESGEQSFCSSNNVVEPLINWTPTIAPSGLAYYNSDYIPQFKNSLLLAVLKGTKLMQLKLDDAQTKITGTKDFYVNTYGRIRAVCQSPEGKIYICTSNGSDDKIVEIAK, from the coding sequence ATGAGGGTAATACTACTCTGCTTATTTGTAATGCTATTCGTTACAAATTGCAAAAAGAATGGTGATGATAATAACGATCCAGGTACCTTACCTGATGTAGAATTAAAATCAAAAGTAGTTGTATCCGGATTGAGCCTTCCCTGGGAGATGGTTTATGGTCCTGATAATTTCATCTGGTTTACCGAAAAAGCAGGCAAAATTAGTCGTTTAAATCCCGCCAACGGGCAAGTAACACCCTTACATACCATAACCGAAGTACGTAGCAATGGAGAAGGTGGCTTGCTTGGAATGACACTCCATCCCGATTTTACCGGTAATCCTTACGTTTATGTAATTTATGGCTATGGTAGTACCTATAAAGCTAAAGTTGTACGTTATACTTACGGCGGAGGAAATTTAACGAGTCCGCAGGTTTTATTGGATCAGATTCCTGCTGCTTCAATCCATAATGGTTCGCGTTTGCTGATCAATGGCGGTAAACTTTTTATCAGTACCGGAGATGCATCCGATACAGGAAATCCCCAAAATGTTAATTCTTTAGCAGGGAAAGTTTTAAGGATAAATTTAGATGGATCAATTCCTGCTGATAATCCTTATCCAAATAACCCGGTTTGGTCTTTAGGGCATCGAAATGCACAAGGATTGACCCAGGTGGGTAATAAAATTTTTTCTTCAGAGCATGGCCCGGATTCTGATGATGAGATTAATATTATCGAAAAGGGAAGAAACTATGGATGGCCAAATATTAAAGGTTTTTGTAATGAAAGTGGAGAACAATCGTTTTGCAGTTCGAACAATGTGGTAGAGCCTTTAATCAATTGGACACCAACCATTGCGCCTAGCGGTTTAGCTTATTACAATTCAGATTATATTCCGCAGTTTAAAAATTCGTTGCTGCTGGCTGTATTAAAAGGAACTAAATTGATGCAACTTAAATTAGACGATGCTCAAACAAAAATTACGGGAACGAAAGATTTTTATGTAAACACTTATGGTAGGATCAGGGCTGTTTGCCAATCGCCAGAAGGGAAAATTTATATCTGTACCAGTAATGGAAGCGATGATAAAATTGTAGAAATTGCGAAGTAG
- a CDS encoding DNA mismatch repair protein MutS2 (product_source=KO:K07456; cath_funfam=1.10.1420.10,3.40.50.300; cog=COG1193; ko=KO:K07456; pfam=PF00488,PF01713; smart=SM00463,SM00533,SM00534; superfamily=160443,48334,52540,81573; tigrfam=TIGR01069): MLYPENCLERLGFVEIRQLISKHCLSPMGQTMVEKMQVMNRFDQIDKFLRQTNEFKSILQNQEPLQINTFFDIKSLVEKIRVEGTYLLEDEWFQVYTSLHTVFSVLRFFEERAEVYPTLEALFEHLPIEKTILRKIETVIDAKGKIKPNASKELQEITSAISKAEQDVRKRMDSIYKQAIANNWVADGSLTIRDGRMCIPVLAENKRKLKGFVHDESATGQTVYIEPEEVFTLNNKLRDLEFDKRREIIKILIALTDDLRPYSPLLLSYHGFLTKLDFVRAKALFAMDIEAEMPGLLKEPKTKLINARHPLLSISFAAEKKTVTPLNIHIDAETRVVLVSGPNAGGKSVCMKTVGLLQIMLQTGLLIPVDANSEVGIFENIFADIGDDQSIESDLSTYSAHLKKMRYFVEHASPKTMVLIDEFGTGTDPQFGGPMAEAVLEVLNNKKVRGVITTHYSNLKLFAGNTPGLENASMLFDNAKMKPLYILEMGKPGSSYAFEIAQNIGLPREVIQLAKEKTGSNQNRVDTMLVDLEREKKNVYDAKVSLANQQNKAKNLVAENEKLKSFLEENRKVLIKEAKQEAQNIIKNANKLVENTIAEIKEKQADKEITKELRQNLQKELVKNTVPKERPKPVEVVVGGEIEIGDLVKFTDSETIGQVLEINRNELVLAIGDLRSNVKKNRVQKVSNREAKKVIQSSANSFAGRMNDAVSGFRAELDLRGKRTEDALFEVEKYLDKAIMLGFPSIKLIHGKGDGILRKMIREYLRKYSQVNRMEDEHADRGGDGITYVYLN, encoded by the coding sequence ATGTTATATCCCGAAAACTGTTTAGAACGTTTAGGTTTTGTTGAGATCAGGCAACTGATTAGCAAACATTGTTTAAGTCCGATGGGGCAAACAATGGTAGAGAAGATGCAGGTGATGAACCGTTTTGATCAGATTGATAAGTTTTTACGTCAAACAAACGAGTTTAAGAGTATCCTGCAAAATCAGGAACCACTACAGATTAATACCTTTTTTGATATTAAGTCGCTGGTTGAAAAAATCAGGGTTGAAGGCACTTATCTATTAGAAGATGAGTGGTTTCAGGTATATACTTCATTGCATACTGTTTTCTCGGTACTCCGTTTTTTCGAAGAACGCGCTGAAGTATACCCTACATTAGAAGCTTTATTTGAGCATCTGCCGATCGAAAAAACGATCCTTCGTAAGATAGAAACCGTTATAGATGCTAAAGGAAAGATTAAACCCAATGCATCAAAGGAGCTGCAGGAGATTACCTCTGCCATTTCGAAAGCTGAACAAGATGTGCGTAAACGCATGGATTCGATCTACAAGCAGGCTATTGCCAATAACTGGGTTGCCGATGGTAGTTTAACCATTCGTGATGGTAGAATGTGTATTCCGGTTTTGGCTGAGAACAAGCGTAAACTCAAAGGCTTTGTACACGATGAATCGGCAACAGGGCAGACAGTTTATATTGAACCTGAAGAAGTATTTACCCTAAATAATAAGCTTCGCGATTTAGAATTTGACAAACGCCGTGAAATTATTAAGATTTTAATTGCCTTAACGGACGATTTACGGCCATATTCGCCATTATTGCTTTCTTACCATGGTTTCCTTACTAAACTGGATTTTGTTCGTGCAAAGGCTTTATTTGCGATGGATATTGAAGCGGAAATGCCAGGTTTGTTAAAAGAGCCTAAAACCAAGCTGATTAATGCAAGGCACCCTTTGTTATCGATCTCATTTGCCGCCGAAAAGAAAACCGTTACGCCTTTAAATATCCATATAGATGCCGAAACCCGGGTGGTATTGGTATCTGGACCAAATGCTGGTGGTAAATCGGTTTGTATGAAAACCGTTGGCCTTTTGCAGATTATGTTGCAAACAGGTTTATTAATTCCGGTTGATGCGAATAGTGAAGTGGGTATTTTTGAAAATATTTTTGCCGATATCGGCGATGATCAATCGATAGAAAGTGATTTGAGTACCTATAGCGCACACCTGAAAAAGATGCGCTATTTTGTAGAGCATGCTTCGCCAAAAACGATGGTGCTGATTGATGAGTTTGGTACCGGAACCGATCCGCAGTTTGGGGGACCAATGGCTGAAGCTGTTTTGGAGGTGTTGAACAATAAAAAGGTGAGAGGGGTAATTACTACCCATTATTCTAATTTAAAGCTTTTTGCAGGTAATACACCTGGCCTGGAAAATGCATCAATGCTTTTCGATAATGCCAAAATGAAACCGCTCTACATTTTAGAAATGGGTAAACCTGGTAGTTCTTATGCATTCGAAATCGCTCAGAATATTGGTTTGCCAAGAGAGGTGATCCAGCTGGCTAAAGAAAAAACGGGATCTAATCAGAACCGCGTAGATACCATGCTTGTTGATCTGGAGCGCGAAAAGAAAAATGTTTACGATGCCAAGGTAAGTTTAGCCAATCAGCAGAATAAAGCTAAAAATCTGGTTGCAGAAAATGAAAAGTTGAAAAGCTTTTTAGAGGAAAACAGAAAAGTATTGATTAAAGAGGCGAAACAAGAGGCGCAGAATATTATTAAAAATGCCAATAAACTGGTTGAAAATACCATTGCTGAGATTAAGGAAAAGCAAGCTGATAAGGAAATAACTAAAGAACTCCGCCAGAATCTGCAAAAAGAGCTGGTTAAAAATACTGTTCCGAAAGAGCGCCCTAAACCAGTAGAGGTAGTTGTTGGTGGTGAAATTGAAATCGGTGATTTAGTTAAATTTACAGATAGTGAAACCATTGGGCAGGTTCTAGAAATTAACCGCAATGAACTGGTTTTGGCTATTGGCGATTTACGATCGAATGTTAAAAAGAACCGCGTTCAAAAGGTGAGTAACCGTGAAGCTAAAAAAGTAATCCAAAGCAGTGCAAATTCTTTTGCAGGGCGGATGAATGATGCTGTATCGGGCTTTAGGGCCGAACTTGATCTTCGTGGAAAACGCACAGAAGATGCCCTCTTTGAAGTAGAGAAATATTTAGATAAAGCCATTATGCTCGGCTTTCCATCCATTAAACTGATCCACGGTAAAGGTGATGGCATTTTGCGTAAAATGATCAGAGAATACCTGCGTAAATATAGTCAGGTAAATAGGATGGAAGATGAACATGCTGATAGAGGCGGGGATGGGATTACTTACGTGTATTTGAATTGA
- a CDS encoding hypothetical protein (product_source=Hypo-rule applied; pfam=PF14129; superfamily=111384) — MKRLIWVLMTAILWFGCKPGIPDGIIKPDKMEKILYDMHIVDGYLSSIYIVDSAKKVAAAYYKGIYKKFGTDSAEYNRSLIWYNTNPKELEAMYKNIQKLLAKQKKGTALADLIIKKKAFKADSLVIAKKFKADSLAIRKKMKSDSLSKVKAVAEIAKKKKQADSLINIKKAGVSEVVPSPAIVQ, encoded by the coding sequence ATGAAGAGATTAATATGGGTTTTAATGACAGCTATATTATGGTTTGGTTGCAAACCTGGTATACCTGATGGCATTATTAAACCTGATAAAATGGAAAAGATTTTATACGATATGCACATTGTTGATGGCTACCTTTCAAGCATTTATATAGTAGATTCAGCGAAGAAGGTGGCAGCTGCTTATTATAAAGGGATCTACAAAAAATTTGGTACAGATTCTGCCGAATATAACAGGAGTTTAATTTGGTATAATACCAACCCTAAGGAATTAGAGGCGATGTATAAAAACATACAAAAATTGTTAGCCAAGCAAAAAAAAGGAACAGCATTAGCTGATCTGATAATAAAGAAAAAGGCATTTAAAGCCGACTCTTTAGTGATAGCAAAGAAATTTAAGGCCGATTCTCTTGCAATCAGAAAAAAAATGAAATCAGATTCTTTATCGAAGGTGAAAGCAGTTGCTGAAATTGCAAAGAAGAAAAAACAGGCCGATTCATTAATTAATATAAAAAAAGCTGGGGTATCGGAAGTAGTTCCAAGTCCGGCTATTGTACAATAA
- a CDS encoding pyridoxal phosphate enzyme (YggS family) (product_source=TIGR00044; cath_funfam=3.20.20.10; cog=COG0325; ko=KO:K06997; pfam=PF01168; superfamily=51419; tigrfam=TIGR00044), with translation MSIADNLKQYKSEVESGGVKLIAVSKTQPVESILEAYSAGQRIFGENHVQEMVDKQAQLPNDIEWHLIGHLQSNKVKYIAPFVKLIHGVDSLKLLQEINKQAAKNKRVIDCLLQVYIADEDTKFGLGFDEVIELLRAEELAELKNIRIVGLMGIATNTKNEKQITIEFHELKVFFDGIKVSFFRKDDAFKEISTGMSADYKIAIEEGSTMVRIGSSIFGKRVIKHFKNDITTN, from the coding sequence ATGAGCATAGCTGATAATCTTAAACAATATAAAAGCGAAGTTGAATCAGGCGGGGTAAAACTAATTGCCGTTTCAAAAACACAACCGGTAGAATCAATTTTAGAAGCCTACAGCGCCGGACAGCGCATTTTTGGAGAAAACCATGTACAAGAAATGGTAGATAAACAGGCGCAACTTCCAAACGATATCGAATGGCATCTTATTGGCCATTTACAAAGTAATAAGGTAAAATACATTGCCCCTTTTGTAAAACTTATTCATGGGGTAGACAGTTTGAAACTACTACAGGAAATCAATAAACAAGCGGCAAAAAACAAACGCGTAATTGACTGCTTATTACAGGTTTACATTGCAGATGAAGATACTAAATTCGGACTTGGTTTTGATGAAGTAATCGAATTACTACGTGCCGAAGAGTTAGCGGAATTGAAAAATATCCGTATTGTGGGTTTAATGGGCATTGCCACTAATACCAAGAACGAAAAACAGATCACGATCGAGTTTCACGAACTAAAAGTATTTTTTGATGGCATTAAAGTGAGTTTTTTCCGTAAAGACGATGCTTTTAAGGAAATATCGACCGGAATGAGTGCAGATTATAAAATCGCAATTGAAGAAGGAAGTACAATGGTACGCATTGGTAGCAGTATTTTCGGAAAAAGGGTGATTAAACATTTCAAAAACGATATTACGACCAACTAA
- a CDS encoding GNAT superfamily N-acetyltransferase (product_source=COG0454; cath_funfam=3.40.630.30; cog=COG0454; pfam=PF00583; superfamily=55729): protein MDFNIRFATAEDCPRILELINELAIYERAPEEVTVTLDHFIDAGFGKAPVWKAYVAEVNNIIVGFALYYTRYSTWKGCRLYLEDFIVTEEFRGKGLGKVLFEKVIEEAKNGNYSGMVWQVLDWNEPAINFYNKYKAHLESGWLNAAFSKEQIKAF from the coding sequence ATGGATTTTAACATCAGATTTGCGACTGCCGAAGATTGTCCAAGAATATTGGAATTAATTAATGAGCTCGCCATTTATGAGCGTGCCCCTGAAGAAGTAACGGTTACTTTAGATCACTTTATCGATGCTGGTTTTGGCAAAGCCCCGGTATGGAAAGCTTACGTAGCCGAAGTAAATAATATAATTGTGGGCTTCGCATTATACTATACACGCTACTCTACATGGAAAGGATGCAGGTTATATCTCGAAGATTTTATCGTAACAGAAGAATTTAGAGGAAAAGGTCTGGGTAAAGTATTATTCGAAAAAGTGATAGAAGAGGCTAAAAATGGCAATTATAGCGGCATGGTTTGGCAGGTATTAGACTGGAACGAGCCGGCAATAAACTTCTACAATAAATATAAAGCACATTTAGAAAGTGGCTGGTTAAACGCAGCTTTCTCAAAAGAACAAATCAAGGCATTTTAA
- a CDS encoding aspartate kinase (product_source=KO:K00928; cath_funfam=3.40.1160.10; cog=COG0527; ko=KO:K00928; pfam=PF00696; superfamily=53633,55021; tigrfam=TIGR00657) has protein sequence MDIFKFGGASVKDADGVKNLANIVRDYKKGNLLIVISAMGKITDKLEKLTQAFLSQSDEAHAIFDEIKHFHFSIIDELFQGKTNPVYDDVANTFVEIDWLIEDEPDNNPDYIYDQIVSIGEVVSTKIVAAWLNETGNKALWVDARNYIQTDNTYREGKVDWAKTNQIIQKDLLPLLTDNIIVTQGFIGGTSENYTTTLGREGSDYSAAIFASCLDAAALTIWKDVPGVLNADPKWFDETEKIAQLSYHDAIELTYYGATVIHPKTIKPLQNKGIPLFVRSFIQPEGPGTAITKENNPLPIPSFIFKVNQALISIFPKDYSFIIEENLSNIFELFHTHRIKINTMLNSAISFSVSVDDHPTQIEKLIRDLSQEFTVKYNKGLELVTIRYYNQQTIDRVTVDKDILLEVKSRHTCQMVMKNRTV, from the coding sequence ATGGATATTTTTAAGTTTGGTGGTGCTTCGGTAAAAGATGCGGATGGAGTAAAAAACCTGGCCAATATTGTCCGCGATTACAAAAAAGGAAATTTACTGATTGTGATTTCGGCGATGGGTAAGATTACTGATAAACTGGAAAAGTTAACGCAGGCATTCTTATCACAAAGTGATGAAGCGCATGCAATTTTTGATGAGATTAAACATTTCCATTTCAGCATTATAGATGAGCTCTTTCAAGGTAAAACAAATCCGGTTTATGATGATGTGGCTAACACATTTGTTGAAATTGACTGGCTGATTGAAGATGAACCAGATAACAACCCTGATTATATTTACGACCAGATTGTATCTATAGGAGAAGTGGTTTCTACAAAAATTGTGGCAGCCTGGTTAAACGAAACAGGTAATAAAGCCCTTTGGGTAGATGCTCGAAACTATATCCAGACTGACAATACCTACCGCGAAGGAAAAGTAGATTGGGCAAAAACCAATCAGATTATACAAAAGGACTTATTACCACTCTTAACCGACAACATTATTGTAACACAAGGATTTATTGGCGGCACCAGCGAAAACTACACTACAACTTTAGGCAGGGAAGGTTCTGATTATTCGGCAGCCATATTTGCTTCCTGCTTAGATGCTGCTGCACTAACCATCTGGAAGGATGTTCCCGGGGTATTAAATGCAGATCCGAAATGGTTTGACGAAACAGAAAAAATTGCCCAGCTTTCTTATCACGATGCGATAGAGCTTACTTATTATGGCGCAACGGTAATCCATCCAAAAACAATAAAACCACTTCAAAATAAAGGGATTCCGCTTTTTGTAAGGTCATTTATCCAACCAGAAGGCCCAGGAACAGCAATTACCAAAGAAAACAACCCATTGCCTATCCCCTCGTTTATTTTTAAGGTTAACCAGGCGTTGATTTCTATTTTTCCAAAGGATTATTCTTTTATTATAGAAGAAAATCTGAGCAATATTTTTGAGCTTTTCCATACACACCGGATCAAAATCAATACCATGCTTAACTCTGCTATCAGCTTTTCGGTAAGCGTTGATGATCATCCTACTCAAATTGAAAAACTGATCAGGGATCTCTCGCAAGAATTTACTGTAAAATACAATAAGGGCTTAGAATTGGTAACTATACGCTATTATAACCAACAAACTATTGATCGTGTAACGGTTGATAAGGATATTTTATTGGAAGTTAAAAGCCGTCATACCTGCCAGATGGTGATGAAGAATCGAACCGTATAA
- a CDS encoding 16S rRNA G966 N2-methylase RsmD (product_source=COG0742; cath_funfam=3.40.50.150; cog=COG0742; pfam=PF01135,PF18096; superfamily=53335) — MNNKLLAKAVQDYINANLNADVNQIALAKSPFEGITAAELATQITAKKKSEKKLPTWFNTQDIYYPPVLSIEQTSSEITAKYKSKLAKGNTLIDITGGFGIDSYYFSKKVKAVTHCEINPELSVIAQHNAQALHATNIEFKAEDGIAYLQASDASFDTIYVDPARRAEKGKVFMLKDCTPDIASNLDALLEKSSRIIVKTAPLLDISAGLSELKQVSEIHIVSVKNECKELLWIIDKDYNGDTKIIAVTLNNGIEKDFSFYRSVSNGSIQFIDDLNAGDYLYEPDAALLKSGAFNLIGTTYNLLKLHPQTQLFSSAMVNKDFPGRIFKIEAVLATAALKKQENLKGNVIVRNYPAKPEDLVKKYKIKADQNQFLIFTKVCNGENIVIKASIIQYY; from the coding sequence ATGAACAATAAACTTTTAGCCAAAGCCGTACAAGACTATATCAACGCAAATTTAAATGCTGATGTAAATCAGATTGCTTTAGCAAAAAGTCCGTTCGAGGGTATTACTGCAGCCGAACTGGCCACACAAATTACCGCAAAAAAGAAATCAGAAAAGAAATTACCCACCTGGTTTAATACTCAAGATATTTATTATCCCCCTGTATTATCCATCGAGCAAACTTCTTCTGAAATTACTGCTAAATACAAATCGAAACTAGCCAAAGGCAACACTTTAATTGATATTACCGGAGGTTTCGGGATTGATAGCTACTACTTTTCCAAAAAGGTAAAAGCCGTTACACATTGTGAAATTAACCCTGAGCTATCTGTAATAGCCCAACATAATGCACAGGCATTACATGCAACAAATATCGAATTTAAAGCAGAAGACGGAATTGCTTACCTCCAGGCTAGTGATGCATCATTTGATACCATTTATGTAGATCCTGCCCGAAGAGCCGAAAAGGGCAAAGTTTTTATGCTAAAAGACTGTACACCCGACATTGCAAGTAACCTGGATGCCTTATTAGAAAAATCTTCTAGAATAATTGTCAAAACTGCTCCTTTACTTGATATTTCAGCAGGATTATCAGAATTGAAACAAGTTAGCGAGATTCATATTGTGAGTGTAAAAAATGAGTGCAAAGAGCTTTTATGGATCATCGATAAAGATTACAATGGTGATACGAAAATTATAGCTGTAACCCTAAATAACGGGATTGAAAAAGATTTTTCCTTTTACAGATCAGTTTCAAATGGTTCAATTCAGTTTATTGATGATTTAAACGCTGGTGATTACTTGTACGAACCAGATGCTGCTTTACTAAAATCGGGTGCTTTTAATTTAATTGGCACCACTTACAATCTTTTAAAACTACATCCTCAAACACAGCTATTTAGTTCGGCTATGGTAAATAAAGATTTTCCTGGCAGGATATTTAAAATTGAAGCCGTACTCGCTACTGCTGCACTTAAGAAACAAGAAAATTTAAAAGGAAATGTGATTGTGCGGAACTATCCGGCAAAGCCTGAAGATTTGGTTAAGAAGTATAAAATAAAAGCAGATCAAAATCAGTTTTTAATTTTCACCAAGGTGTGCAATGGAGAAAACATCGTTATTAAAGCGTCAATCATTCAATACTATTAG